The following proteins are encoded in a genomic region of Bradyrhizobium sp. SK17:
- a CDS encoding response regulator transcription factor, with protein sequence MSKIEKVRVLIAEDQTLIREGIATLLAQQNEDFEILPGASDGEQAIEFARRYRPDVILMDLQMPRVDGIAATQRILRELPQTHVVVLTTFETNDLIFEAVSAGAKAYLLKDARMEEIAGTIRAVINGQSGLSPGVAARILDEFKRLRGPRVSAKLPVRDGLTARENEILTLIVEGKSNTEIGERLHLAEGTVKNYVSTILEKCQVKNRTELAIKAITY encoded by the coding sequence GTGAGCAAGATTGAAAAGGTGCGGGTGCTGATCGCCGAGGATCAGACGCTGATCAGGGAAGGGATCGCGACGCTGCTCGCCCAGCAGAACGAGGATTTCGAGATCCTTCCTGGCGCGTCCGACGGCGAGCAGGCCATCGAATTCGCGCGGCGCTATCGGCCGGACGTCATCCTGATGGACCTCCAGATGCCGCGTGTCGACGGTATCGCCGCGACCCAGCGGATTCTGCGCGAGCTGCCGCAGACCCATGTCGTGGTGCTGACCACATTCGAGACCAACGATCTGATCTTCGAGGCGGTGAGCGCGGGTGCCAAGGCGTATCTGCTGAAGGATGCCAGGATGGAGGAGATCGCAGGCACGATCCGCGCCGTGATCAACGGCCAGTCGGGGCTTTCACCCGGCGTCGCCGCGCGCATCCTCGACGAATTCAAGCGGCTGCGTGGTCCACGCGTCTCCGCCAAGCTGCCGGTCCGCGACGGGCTGACGGCGCGGGAGAACGAAATTCTGACCCTGATCGTCGAGGGCAAGAGCAACACCGAGATCGGCGAGCGGCTGCATTTGGCCGAGGGAACCGTGAAGAACTATGTCAGCACGATCCTGGAGAAATGCCAGGTCAAGAACCGTACGGAACTGGCAATAAAGGCAATAACTTACTAG
- a CDS encoding class I SAM-dependent methyltransferase: protein MQSNEPAKPLPFHDPAHWDKMVATYEAQSQPFTTHFAEAAVALLPIGPSSKVLDVATGTGVAALAAARTGAAVTAIDFSAGMVARVRAHDVANIEARQMDGQALDLPDAAFDAVVSVFGVMLFPDWRAGLREMARVTRSGGSAAIAVWKSADGAAVHLLLSQVIRRLYPEKVTPMPCTGLAELADPDRLSAAIAAAGFADPVVTEVTRDFELSVGNPGEIEKLFEFMPHWSGLDADQSAAVARTFRAEIERGRVGDSFAIPSTALIASTVRR from the coding sequence ATGCAGTCAAATGAGCCGGCGAAGCCGCTACCGTTCCACGATCCTGCGCACTGGGACAAGATGGTTGCGACCTACGAGGCGCAGTCGCAACCATTCACGACACATTTCGCCGAGGCCGCAGTCGCGCTGCTCCCGATCGGCCCGTCATCGAAAGTGCTCGACGTCGCGACCGGCACCGGTGTCGCGGCGCTGGCCGCCGCCCGCACCGGTGCTGCGGTTACCGCGATCGACTTCTCCGCCGGCATGGTGGCGCGGGTCCGTGCGCATGATGTGGCGAATATCGAGGCACGGCAGATGGACGGCCAGGCGCTCGATCTGCCGGACGCCGCTTTCGATGCGGTGGTGTCCGTATTCGGCGTGATGCTGTTTCCGGACTGGCGCGCCGGCTTGCGTGAGATGGCGCGGGTGACGCGATCAGGCGGATCGGCGGCGATCGCGGTCTGGAAGAGCGCCGATGGTGCCGCCGTGCATCTGCTGCTGTCGCAGGTCATCCGGCGGCTCTATCCTGAGAAGGTCACGCCGATGCCCTGCACCGGTCTCGCCGAGCTCGCCGACCCCGACCGCCTCAGTGCCGCGATCGCCGCCGCCGGCTTCGCTGATCCTGTCGTCACCGAGGTCACCCGTGACTTCGAACTCAGTGTCGGCAACCCCGGCGAGATCGAGAAATTGTTCGAATTCATGCCGCATTGGAGCGGGCTCGATGCGGACCAGAGCGCGGCAGTCGCGCGCACCTTCCGCGCCGAGATCGAACGCGGACGGGTTGGCGACAGCTTCGCGATTCCCTCGACCGCGCTGATCGCGAGCACTGTGCGCCGTTAA
- a CDS encoding OmpA family protein, with protein MAAAAGQNREIEQLRTLLFQPEATRLTSLEAELDSLQRYVGNADRLETATAGILVEALERAEVNRPRELATAIAPVVVSAIRNEIKNSREQMIEALYPIVGRLVSAAVANAFREVVASLEQRINALTSAQLWVGRIKSLATGRPISEFVLADSPPQVNRLLIIERGNGRLIADWKRDATPDERADLLSAMVAAILEFSVQALAGEGNLQTLDFGGRQIALRASPRFILAAECLGPLRPADNARINSLFFDAIERIDRGADCDAPMLAALVAAIETDDAPPRIASRRGKVILIAVLAAVAALLLWLAAMSVTRGLLERRTHAALEQFAANQPLLATFPLRLDFDHGKSSVAVSGIEPSQLKTAPLLEVLATAAAPYKIVNRIGLVSAPDQVAASQASIAASLTRLQTSLDQMREAMSAQAKSGEQRYAGLTAQYDKLGEQYARLGEQYAKLQSVTDGPAARLDRFIASTAIFFVNNADEFLDNDQAEQQLRELAGLLANNDLRVRIVGYADQSGTEGTNRTLARKRAEQVQRRLAALGVDPSRLILVSRAATMPITDRPDATVGGNRRVAFETVYRGEVAR; from the coding sequence ATGGCAGCCGCTGCCGGCCAGAACCGCGAGATCGAGCAGCTCAGGACTTTGCTGTTTCAGCCCGAAGCGACGCGCTTGACGTCGCTGGAGGCCGAACTCGACTCGTTGCAGCGTTATGTCGGCAACGCCGACCGGCTGGAGACCGCAACCGCCGGCATCCTGGTGGAGGCGCTGGAGCGCGCCGAGGTCAACCGGCCGCGCGAACTCGCGACCGCGATCGCGCCGGTCGTGGTCTCCGCGATCAGGAACGAGATCAAGAATTCGCGCGAGCAGATGATCGAGGCGCTCTATCCGATCGTCGGCCGCCTGGTCAGCGCCGCGGTCGCGAATGCGTTCCGGGAAGTGGTCGCCTCGCTCGAGCAGCGCATCAACGCGCTGACCTCGGCGCAATTGTGGGTGGGGCGGATCAAGTCGCTGGCGACGGGACGCCCGATCAGCGAGTTCGTGCTGGCCGACAGCCCGCCGCAGGTCAACCGCCTGCTGATCATCGAGCGCGGCAATGGTCGCCTGATCGCCGACTGGAAGCGCGACGCGACCCCCGACGAGCGCGCCGATCTGCTCAGCGCGATGGTGGCGGCGATCCTGGAATTCTCGGTGCAGGCGCTCGCCGGCGAGGGCAATCTGCAAACGCTCGATTTCGGCGGCCGGCAGATCGCGCTGCGCGCCTCGCCCCGCTTCATCCTGGCGGCGGAATGTCTGGGCCCGCTGCGCCCGGCGGACAATGCCAGGATCAATTCGCTGTTCTTCGATGCGATCGAGCGCATCGACCGCGGCGCGGATTGCGATGCCCCGATGCTCGCTGCGCTGGTCGCTGCGATCGAGACCGACGACGCGCCGCCCAGGATCGCGAGCCGGCGCGGCAAGGTCATCCTGATCGCGGTGCTCGCCGCCGTCGCCGCGCTGTTGCTCTGGCTTGCTGCGATGTCGGTGACACGCGGCCTGCTGGAGCGGCGGACCCATGCGGCGCTGGAGCAATTCGCCGCCAACCAGCCGCTGCTGGCCACGTTCCCGCTGCGGCTCGACTTCGATCACGGCAAGTCCAGCGTCGCGGTCTCGGGCATCGAGCCGAGCCAGTTGAAGACCGCGCCGCTGCTCGAGGTGCTCGCAACGGCCGCTGCGCCTTACAAGATCGTCAACCGCATCGGTCTGGTATCCGCGCCGGATCAGGTCGCGGCGTCACAGGCCAGCATCGCGGCGAGCCTGACGCGCCTGCAGACGAGCCTCGACCAGATGCGCGAGGCGATGAGCGCGCAGGCGAAGTCGGGCGAGCAGCGCTATGCAGGGCTGACCGCGCAATATGACAAGCTCGGCGAGCAGTACGCCAGGCTCGGCGAGCAATATGCCAAGCTGCAATCCGTCACCGACGGGCCAGCGGCGCGGCTCGACCGCTTCATCGCCTCCACCGCCATCTTCTTCGTCAACAACGCCGACGAATTCCTCGACAACGATCAGGCCGAGCAGCAGCTTCGCGAACTGGCCGGATTGTTGGCGAACAACGATCTCAGGGTGAGGATCGTCGGCTATGCCGATCAGAGCGGCACCGAAGGCACCAACCGGACGCTGGCGCGCAAGCGCGCGGAGCAGGTGCAGCGCAGGCTGGCCGCGCTCGGAGTCGATCCGTCGCGCTTGATCCTGGTGTCGCGCGCGGCGACGATGCCGATCACCGATCGGCCCGACGCCACCGTCGGCGGCAACCGCCGGGTGGCGTTCGAGACGGTCTATCGAGGCGAAGTGGCGCGCTGA
- a CDS encoding MarR family winged helix-turn-helix transcriptional regulator: protein MNNAASRTGSARTSALAEDLRLLIGTLKRRLREQGQRDDLPPSQVAVLLRLEKDGPATVSSLARSEGMRPQSMSSAISALEAAGLVRGAPDPDDGRQTIMSLTDICRERLRTGRAARQDWLARTIATRLSVREQDELAAAVGLLKRLVAD, encoded by the coding sequence ATGAACAATGCTGCGTCACGTACCGGCTCGGCGCGCACATCCGCGCTCGCCGAAGACCTTCGCCTGTTGATCGGAACGCTGAAGCGCCGGCTGCGCGAACAGGGGCAGCGTGACGACCTGCCGCCGTCGCAGGTCGCGGTGCTGTTGCGCCTCGAGAAGGACGGCCCCGCGACCGTGTCCAGCCTGGCGCGGTCGGAGGGAATGCGTCCGCAGTCGATGAGCTCGGCGATCTCAGCGCTCGAGGCCGCGGGCCTGGTGCGCGGTGCGCCCGATCCGGACGACGGCCGCCAGACCATCATGTCGCTCACCGACATCTGTCGCGAGCGGCTGCGGACCGGCCGCGCCGCGCGGCAGGACTGGCTGGCGCGCACCATCGCGACGCGGCTGTCGGTGCGGGAGCAGGATGAACTCGCCGCCGCGGTCGGCTTGCTGAAGCGGCTGGTCGCCGACTGA
- a CDS encoding SDR family NAD(P)-dependent oxidoreductase, protein MTNPDQSSDLSGRIALVTGASSGIGRATAARIARSGAQVIVAGRDAPRLDAVMREIGAGAEAELVDLAEAREIASLMQRVAARHGRLDILVINAGVSNAPEIGELTPASYDRLMDVNVRGSVFTFVEALPLLADGASVVFVGSVAGRKGQPGDPLYAGSKGFIRAFVRNAGTSRELMARRIRVNVVSPGPIETPLTERATADVAIRRYVESLIPMGRWGGAEEVAEAIRFLASPAAGFTTGAELTVDGGMAHA, encoded by the coding sequence ATGACAAATCCAGACCAATCGTCCGATCTTTCGGGACGGATCGCCCTCGTCACGGGGGCAAGCAGCGGCATCGGCCGCGCGACGGCGGCGCGGATCGCCAGATCAGGCGCGCAGGTGATCGTGGCCGGACGCGATGCGCCGCGCCTTGATGCTGTGATGCGCGAGATCGGCGCAGGCGCGGAAGCCGAATTGGTCGATCTCGCCGAAGCCCGCGAGATCGCAAGCCTGATGCAGCGTGTGGCCGCGCGCCACGGCCGGCTCGATATCCTTGTCATCAATGCCGGCGTTTCGAATGCTCCCGAGATCGGCGAACTGACGCCCGCCAGCTATGACAGGCTGATGGACGTGAACGTTCGGGGAAGCGTGTTCACTTTCGTCGAAGCGCTGCCGCTGCTCGCCGACGGCGCATCCGTCGTGTTTGTCGGCTCGGTCGCCGGTCGCAAAGGCCAGCCCGGCGATCCGCTCTATGCGGGCAGCAAAGGCTTTATCCGCGCCTTCGTCCGCAATGCCGGAACATCACGCGAGCTGATGGCGCGGCGCATTCGCGTCAATGTCGTATCGCCGGGACCGATCGAGACCCCGCTGACCGAACGGGCAACCGCCGATGTTGCGATCCGTCGTTATGTCGAGAGCCTGATTCCGATGGGCCGCTGGGGAGGCGCCGAGGAAGTGGCGGAAGCGATCCGCTTTCTCGCCTCACCCGCAGCAGGTTTTACGACCGGCGCGGAGCTCACAGTCGATGGCGGCATGGCCCATGCCTGA
- a CDS encoding Rab family GTPase: MLTAKVMLLGDMGVGKTSILYRLIYNRFEGQYKSTLGVEILSHDVVAADGSDPTRLVLWDTDGDFGTQIFDTVYVTGASAAIIVSDVTRPQTVTRMVELVRGFEARFPGRPYRALLNKIDLPEAAGSAGVIAELGKSSVRSVSAKTGVGIAESIAELAQTIRRRQL; the protein is encoded by the coding sequence ATGCTCACCGCGAAAGTCATGCTGCTCGGCGATATGGGGGTCGGCAAGACCTCGATCCTCTATCGGCTGATCTACAATCGGTTCGAGGGCCAGTACAAATCGACGCTCGGCGTCGAGATCCTGAGCCATGACGTGGTCGCGGCGGATGGTAGCGATCCGACCCGCCTCGTGCTGTGGGACACCGACGGTGATTTCGGCACGCAGATTTTCGACACCGTCTATGTCACCGGCGCGTCGGCCGCGATCATTGTGTCCGACGTGACGCGACCGCAGACCGTGACCCGCATGGTCGAGCTGGTGCGCGGCTTCGAGGCGCGCTTCCCCGGCCGGCCGTACAGGGCGCTGTTGAACAAGATCGACCTGCCGGAGGCCGCGGGCAGCGCGGGCGTGATCGCCGAGCTCGGCAAGTCCAGCGTCAGGTCGGTCAGCGCCAAGACCGGCGTCGGCATCGCGGAAAGCATTGCCGAGCTCGCGCAAACCATCCGTCGCCGTCAGCTCTAG
- a CDS encoding Rrf2 family transcriptional regulator has translation MIRDSRLSSVLHGLLHMIGAGEPVTSEQLAQAMATNPVVVRRVMAGLREQGLVRSEKGHGGGWTLARDPAAITLADIYRAVGAPTIVAMGHRSENPGCLVEQAVNDALSGTFREVEALFLKRLGAVTLEALARDFKRRLAKHKQGLEDQIHAVK, from the coding sequence ATGATCCGCGATAGCCGCCTGTCCAGCGTCCTGCATGGCCTGCTCCACATGATCGGAGCAGGCGAGCCGGTCACATCAGAGCAACTGGCGCAGGCGATGGCCACCAACCCGGTGGTGGTGCGCCGCGTGATGGCGGGCCTGCGCGAGCAGGGCCTGGTCCGCTCCGAGAAGGGCCATGGCGGCGGCTGGACCTTGGCGCGCGATCCCGCCGCCATCACGCTCGCGGACATCTATCGCGCGGTCGGCGCGCCCACCATCGTCGCGATGGGCCACCGTTCGGAAAATCCCGGCTGCCTCGTCGAACAGGCCGTCAACGACGCGCTTTCCGGGACGTTTCGCGAGGTGGAGGCGCTGTTCCTGAAGCGGCTCGGCGCGGTGACGCTCGAAGCGCTCGCCAGGGATTTCAAGCGCCGGCTCGCCAAACACAAACAAGGACTCGAGGACCAGATTCATGCAGTCAAATGA
- a CDS encoding DUF3597 domain-containing protein, translated as MSIFGSIMGAIFGHGAQAKTAETTATAAPAPGAAPASTPSAAPATPAAQTVDVAAIVDKAAAAKGEKLDWRTSIVDLMKALGLDSSLAARKELAKELHYTGDTNNTAAMNVWLHQQVMAKLAANGGKLPADIKT; from the coding sequence ATGAGTATTTTTGGAAGCATCATGGGCGCAATCTTTGGCCACGGCGCCCAGGCCAAGACGGCTGAGACCACAGCGACTGCGGCACCTGCACCCGGAGCGGCGCCGGCGTCGACACCGTCGGCTGCGCCCGCTACGCCTGCCGCGCAGACGGTTGACGTCGCCGCGATCGTCGACAAGGCGGCCGCCGCCAAGGGCGAGAAGCTCGACTGGCGGACCTCGATCGTCGACCTGATGAAGGCGCTCGGCCTCGACTCCAGCCTTGCTGCGCGCAAGGAGCTCGCCAAGGAGCTGCACTACACCGGCGATACCAACAACACCGCCGCGATGAACGTCTGGCTGCATCAGCAGGTGATGGCCAAGCTGGCTGCCAATGGCGGCAAGCTGCCGGCCGACATCAAGACCTGA
- a CDS encoding histidine kinase, which yields MIDLSADLLAAAEADVIGLAVIGADRGMQRKIGRLVEWLPAIGVDCCECMLLVGMEAELAALAGGQRDMIALAGVRGASPDIAQPMTAVVLWNATQSHYFVIAMPDFAGRQVETLLGSERRARRLMEQQLEAASAEVRFASLARTRLRLARDLHDTLVHSIVALLTQIRLIRHYLSTDPARLADSLATAEDAAASGLARAREAIERLRTPDDMKLDPDVEGLLSDFATRSGVRVSIQIDEPARAGLRDCGLTVQRILSEALRNVQNHAQAHRVSFHAYDAPAAIGRRLVVEIRDDGRGFDPAVPAPGHFGLIGMAEFAELVGGSCAVESAPGQGTLVRISLPVAVPPAASAGVLAD from the coding sequence ATGATCGATCTGAGCGCGGACTTGCTTGCGGCCGCCGAAGCCGATGTCATCGGCCTCGCCGTCATCGGCGCTGACCGCGGCATGCAGCGGAAGATCGGACGGCTGGTCGAATGGCTTCCCGCGATCGGCGTCGATTGCTGCGAGTGCATGCTGCTGGTTGGTATGGAGGCCGAACTGGCGGCGCTTGCCGGTGGCCAGCGCGACATGATCGCGCTCGCTGGCGTGCGTGGCGCATCGCCCGACATTGCGCAGCCGATGACGGCGGTCGTGCTGTGGAATGCCACGCAGTCGCACTATTTCGTCATCGCGATGCCGGACTTCGCCGGACGCCAGGTCGAAACGCTGCTCGGCAGCGAGCGCCGGGCCCGGCGCCTGATGGAGCAGCAGCTCGAGGCGGCGAGCGCGGAGGTGCGCTTTGCCTCGCTGGCGCGGACGCGGCTTCGCCTGGCGCGCGATCTGCACGATACGCTGGTGCATTCGATCGTGGCGCTGCTGACCCAGATCCGGCTGATCAGGCACTATCTGTCGACCGATCCCGCGCGCCTCGCCGACAGCCTTGCGACGGCCGAAGACGCCGCCGCGAGCGGGCTCGCGCGCGCCCGTGAAGCCATCGAGCGCTTGCGCACGCCCGACGATATGAAGCTCGATCCGGACGTCGAGGGACTGCTGAGCGACTTCGCCACACGCAGCGGCGTCCGGGTCTCGATCCAGATCGACGAGCCGGCGCGTGCCGGATTGCGCGATTGCGGCCTGACGGTTCAGCGCATCCTCAGCGAGGCGCTCCGCAATGTTCAGAACCATGCGCAGGCGCATCGCGTCTCCTTCCACGCCTATGATGCGCCGGCCGCGATCGGCCGAAGGCTCGTCGTCGAGATCCGCGATGACGGCCGCGGCTTCGATCCCGCGGTCCCGGCACCAGGACATTTCGGATTGATCGGAATGGCCGAATTTGCTGAACTCGTCGGCGGAAGCTGCGCGGTGGAGAGCGCACCGGGGCAGGGAACGCTGGTCCGGATCTCGCTCCCCGTGGCGGTGCCGCCGGCGGCGTCGGCCGGCGTGCTGGCCGATTGA
- the mscL gene encoding large conductance mechanosensitive channel protein MscL: MLKEFREFAMKGNVVDLAVGVIIGAAFGAIVSSMVADIIMPIIGAVSGGLDFSNYFTALSKSVTATNLADAKKQGAVLAWGNFLTLTLNFLIVAFVLFIVVRLMNQLKREAPAAPAEPPKPTRDQELLTEIRDLLKSRA; the protein is encoded by the coding sequence ATGCTGAAGGAATTCAGGGAATTTGCCATGAAGGGCAACGTCGTCGATCTCGCCGTCGGCGTGATCATCGGCGCGGCGTTCGGGGCGATCGTGTCGTCGATGGTGGCGGACATCATCATGCCGATCATCGGCGCGGTCAGCGGCGGGCTCGACTTCTCCAACTATTTCACGGCGCTCTCGAAGTCGGTGACGGCGACCAACCTGGCCGATGCCAAGAAGCAGGGCGCGGTGCTGGCCTGGGGCAATTTCCTGACCCTGACGCTCAACTTCCTGATCGTGGCGTTCGTGCTGTTCATCGTTGTTCGTCTCATGAACCAGCTCAAGCGCGAAGCGCCCGCGGCGCCGGCCGAGCCGCCGAAGCCGACCAGGGACCAGGAGCTGCTCACCGAGATTCGCGATCTGCTGAAGTCGCGTGCGTAG